The following coding sequences lie in one Arachis stenosperma cultivar V10309 chromosome 5, arast.V10309.gnm1.PFL2, whole genome shotgun sequence genomic window:
- the LOC130979593 gene encoding auxin response factor 18-like → MFGESSGRWLDSELWHACAGSMVQMPPLNSKVLYFPQGHAEHAHGGKVDFTTRIPSFIPCWLSGLKYMADSDTDEVFVKLSLTPLTQENTNALLMDLEDGGDDCGNNNGGVVEGGHQEKPASFAKTLTQSDANNGGGFSVPRYCAETIFPRLDYSADPPVQNIVAKDVHGNCWKFRHIYRGTPRRHLLTTGWSNFVSQKKLVAGDSIVFLRAKDGDLCVGIRRAKKVAVGGGEVSVSSVVEAVSCGVNGRPFEVVYYPRGSSPEFCVKASVVRDAMKVRWCSGMRFKMPFETEDSSRISWFMGTISSVQLLDPIHWPNSPWRLLQVVWDEPELLQHVKCVNPWLVELVSDIPTYHLSPFSPTRKKPRFLHNQDFHLINNQLPIMPGFPSNYSYSNDNHLAMNHSSKSLMMNIQENNSIAGIQGARHAQLLDLSPSDYPFFNKLPSQSQSQSQSHNMHLISPPYCGTYKNSNADISCLLSVGNSSHNLKEEHNEEVKSSSPPSHIFLFGQLIHTEQHCSNGGSSSSNGNNSSDEGTLLKMKSNNASELHLNSSPVEKNPPSNGGSPWYKDQHKSGLGTENVNLLCLAL, encoded by the exons AAAGTTTTGTACTTTCCACAAGGGCATGCAGAGCATGCTCATGGAGGAAAAGTGGATTTCACAACAAGAATCCCTTCTTTCATTCCATGCTGGCTTTCTGGACTCAAATACATGGCAGATTCTGATACTGATGAGGTCTTTGTCAAGTTGTCTTTGACCCCTCTCACTCAAGAAAACACCAATGCATTGTTAATGGATTTGGAAGATGGTGGTGACGATTGTGGTAACAACAATGGAGGAGTTGTTGAGGGGGGTCATCAAGAGAAACCTGCTTCATTTGCAAAGACATTGACACAATCTGATGCCAACAATGGTGGAGGGTTCTCAGTGCCTCGTTACTGTGCTGAAACCATATTCCCAAGGCTGGATTATTCTGCTGATCCTCCTGTTCAGAACATTGTTGCCAAAGATGTTCATGGAAATTGCTGGAAGTTTAGGCACATCTATAGAG GGACTCCTCGCAGGCACCTATTGACCACTGGATGGAGCAATTTTGTGAGCCAGAAGAAGCTTGTAGCTGGTGATTCCATTGTGTTCTTGAGAGCTAAGGATGGTGATCTGTGTGTTGGGATAAGGAGGGCCAAGAAGGTGGCAGTTGGAGGCGGCGAGGTGTCGGTGTCATCGGTGGTTGAAGCTGTGAGTTGTGGTGTTAATGGAAGGCCATTTGAGGTTGTGTACTATCCAAGGGGAAGCTCACCTGAGTTTTGTGTTAAGGCCTCAGTTGTGAGAGATGCAATGAAAGTGAGGTGGTGTTCTGGGATGAGGTTCAAGATGCCCTTTGAGACTGAGGATTCTTCTAGAATCAGTTGGTTCATGGGAACCATTTCTTCTGTTCAGCTTCTTGATCCCATTCATTGGCCTAATTCTCCATGGCGTCTTCTGCAG GTGGTGTGGGATGAACCAGAATTACTACAGCATGTGAAGTGTGTAAATCCTTGGTTGGTTGAATTAGTCTCAGACATTCCCACCTACCATCTTTCTCCATTCTCTCCAACAAGAAAGAAACCAAGGTTTCTTCACAACCAAGATTTTCACCTCATCAATAACCAACTTCCAATAATGCCAGGATTTCCCAGCAATTATAGTTACAGTAATGATAATCATCTTGCTATGAATCATTCTTCTAAGTCCTTAATGATGAACATTCAAGAGAATAACAGTATTGCAGGCATACAGGGAGCCAGGCATGCTCAACTTCTTGATCTGTCTCCATCTGATTATCCTTTCTTCAACAAGCTTCCATCACAATCACAATCACAATCACAATCACACAATATGCATCTTATTAGTCCCCCTTATTGTGGGACCTATAAGAACAGCAATGCTGATATATCTTGCTTGTTAAGTGTTGGAAATTCTAGCCATAATTTAAAAGAAGAACACAATGAAGAAGTGAAATCATCATCACCACCATCCCATATCTTCTTGTTTGGACAACTGATTCACACTGAACAGCATTGTTCAAACGGTGGCAGTTCTAGCTCAAATGGGAACAATTCATCTGATGAAGGGACTTTGCTGAAGATGAAATCAAATAATGCTTCTGAATTGCATCTAAATAGTAGTCCAGTAGAGAAGAACCCTCCTTCTAATGGAGGGTCTCCCTGGTACAAAGATCAGCACAAATCTGGTCTTGGAACAGAAAATGTTAATCTACTTTGCTTGGCTCTATAG
- the LOC130979251 gene encoding GCN5-related N-acetyltransferase 4, chloroplastic-like translates to MLTPLLGISVTSTAINSFKIQQFSLKKPTSFPSHHVSPFSPSKSGLCRASEVVDLFPALCSQVRIREARLMDYWEVAETHCSCFFPEYSFPLDFLLRIDRLLLAMLAAMLTALSRPRTCKRICLVADIGSGSSHHQSLSSFPSILNKGYVAGILTLDNFADYLPRKGPRRRRRTGIAYISNVAVRENFRGKGIAKKLIGKAESMARSWGCRAIALHCDLNNSMATKLYKGQGYRCVKVPKGAKWPQPRSSPDITFNFMMKLLNNSPASD, encoded by the exons ATGCTTACTCCTCTATTGGGAATCTCAGTCACCTCAACTGCCATAAACAGCTTCAAAATCCAGCAATTCAGTCTCAAGAAACCAACCTCTTTTCCATCTCATCATGTTTCACCTTTTTCTCCCTCCAAATCAG GATTATGCAGGGCAAGTGAAGTTGTTGATCTGTTCCCAGCATTGTGTTCTCAAGTTAGAATCCGGGAGGCGAGGTTGATGGACTATTGGGAAGTGGCAGAGACTCATTGCAGCTGCTTCTTCCCTGAATATTCCTTCCCTTTGGATTTTCTGCTGAGGATTGATAGATTGCTGCTGGCTATGTTAGCAGCCATGTTAACAGCCTTGTCTAGGCCAAGAACTTGCAAAAGAATCTGTTTGGTTGCTGATATTGGTAGTGGCAGCTCACATCATCAatctctttcttcatttccaagcatcctcaacaagggatatgtCGCAGGTATATTAACACTAGACAATTTCGCAGACTATCTACCACGAAAGGGGCCGCGCCGCCGGAGAAG GACTGGAATTGCATATATATCAAATGTGGCAGTAAGGGAGAACTTCAGAGGGAAAGGAATAGCTAAGAAATTGATTGGAAAGGCAGAATCAATGGCCAGAAGTTGGGGGTGCCGTGCAATTGCATTGCACTGTGATTTGAACAATTCTATGGCCACAAAGTTATACAAAGGCCAAGGCTATAGATGTGTCAAAGTTCCAAAAGGAGCAAAGTGGCCTCAGCCAAGGTCCTCTCCTGATATCACCTTCAACTTCATGATGAAGCTTCTCAACAACTCACCTGCTTCTGATTAA
- the LOC130979252 gene encoding CASP-like protein 5A1 produces MAGPSVHPIEAPPMTATENANANAMPRHSLKDTQGMPGTLGGFILRSLQFAFALISLSVMASTSDFPTVTAFRYLVAAVSLQCLWSLSLAIADVYAILVKRGFRNSRVSSLFSIGDGITSTLTFSAACASAGITVLIGNDLNDCSQNHCSRFETATAMAFMSWFAASPSFILNFWTLASK; encoded by the exons ATGGCGGGGCCGTCAGTTCACCCAATTGAAGCGCCGCCCATGACGGCGACGGAGAACGCAAACGCCAACGCCATGCCACGTCACTCCCTTAAAGACACACAGGGCATGCCCGGCACCCTCGGCGGCTTCATCCTCCGCTCCCTTCAGTTCGCCTTCGCCCTCATCTCCCTCTCCGTCATGGCCTCCACCTCCGATTTCCCTACCGTCACTGCTTTCCG CTACCTAGTTGCTGCTGTCAGCCTTCAATGCTTGTGGAGCCTCTCTTTGGCGATTGCTGATGTCTATGCCATTTTAGTAAAGCGCGGCTTCCGAAATTCCAGAGTTTCCAGCTTATTCTCTATTGGCGATGGG ATTACTTCAACACTCACATTTTCTGCTGCCTGTGCTTCTGCTGGCATCACAGTCCTAATTGGCAATGATCTGAATGATTGTTCACAGAACCATTGCAGCCGGTTTGAGACAGCAACAGCCATGGCATTCATGAGTTGGTTTGCTGCTTCGCCCTcgtttattttgaatttttggacGCTGGCATCCAAATAG
- the LOC130981997 gene encoding mRNA-decapping enzyme subunit 2, which produces MSNHHRTASGVSSKNGLPTKELLDDLCSRFVLNVPKEDLQSFERILFLVEYAHWFYEDNSVENNPSLKSLNLKEFTSLMFNSCDVLKPYVAHIDDIFKDFTSYKVRVPVTGAIILDETFERCLLVKGWKGSSWSFPRGKKSKDEEDHACAIREVMEETGFDVSKLLKKEEYLEIIFGQQRVRLYIIAGVKDDTAFAPQTKKEISEISWHRLDDLQPASDEVISRGITGLKLYMVSPFLASLKSWISSHPPPMAPRPDLPLKGICVWKAKHSSTGSSSTFMDSQPTKPENESQNLDIGPGRSFRNFRFDTASILQAMETAFSS; this is translated from the exons ATGTCGAATCATCATCGTACTGCGAGTGGTGTTTCGTCTAAGAACGGTCTTCCAACCAAAGAACTCCTCGACGATCTCTGCAG CCGGTTTGTGTTAAATGTGCCGAAGGAAGACCTTCAATCATTCGAAAGGATCTTGTTTCTTGTGGAGTATGCACATTGGTTTTATGAAGATAATTCTGTTGAGAATAACCCATCTCTCAAGTCATTAAATCTCAAGGAGTTCACGTCTTTAA TGTTCAACAGTTGTGATGTTTTAAAGCCTTATGTGGCTCATATAGATGATATATTTAAGGACTTCACTTCGTACAAGGTTCGAGTCCCAGTAACTGGAGCAATAATTCTTGATGAAACATTTGAAAGG TGCTTGCTAGTGAAAGGATGGAAAGGTTCAAGTTGGAGCTTCCCTCGTGGCAAAAAGAGCAAAGATGAAGAAGATCATGCATGTGCCATTAGAGAA GTcatggaagaaacaggttttgaTGTCTCAAAACTTCTTAAAAAGGAAGAATACCTTGAAATTATCTTTGGACAACAGAGAGTCCGACTTTACATTATTGCTGGTGTGAAAGATGATACTGCATTTGCCCCACAAACCAAAAAGGAGATCAGT GAAATTTCGTGGCACCGGCTTGATGACCTTCAACCAGCAAGTGATGAAGTGATATCTCGTGGAATCACTGGCCTCAAGCTTTATATGGTGTCCCCTTTTTTGGC ATCATTGAAATCATGGATTTCATCACATCCACCTCCTATGGCTCCAAGGCCTGATTTGCCCCTTAAAG GAATTTGCGTGTGGAAAGCAAAGCACAGTTCTACAGGGAGTAGCTCAACATTCATGGATAGCCAGCCCACAAAGCCTGAAAATGAATCTCAAAATCTTGATATAGGGCCTGGCAGGAGCTTCAGGAATTTCAGATTTGATACGGCATCGATCTTACAAGCCATGGAAACAGCAttttcttcttga
- the LOC130981999 gene encoding putative FBD-associated F-box protein At5g56440: MDRISYLPNDILCNILSYLPTKEAVSTSSLSRRWRHVWKDVQVLDIDDILFWSSRDPSLDSFVNAILAQRNADLYPIKKFRLKCKSFRVDPISTSLNAVIGPCLQELYLSLKVDVTLGMNLPKAIFTCTSLTSLVLKHDISMYYGPEFPDVYLPSLKNLELEIADMDNKLLSGCPVLENLKLILQHMTPEGYVYIPTIQMPQTLKSLTFEDYSTLCDEINHRVIDTPSLEYLHLKIVTSAFSELHVLVSHFPNMVEAYVDIQEDHSSIDIHGELVEHVCWVPMLLQALRETELLTLKRYTTMCLFSAPAFKFPEFHHLIYLELDVPFFNTNFLLNVLHSCHVLEALIIWIWEEFHIHIMDYNGPTPPTMVPSCVTSHLKSFEFIEYQDDADEREFIAYLLQGGLVLETVIIQLRSDLHPETKDNIVKGLSAIPRGSTTCQLNFIDQNPI; this comes from the exons ATGGATAGGATCAGTTACTTACCGAACGATATCCTTTGCAACATTCTCTCATACCTCCCAACAAAAGAAGCTGTATCCACCAGCAGCCTCTCTCGCAGGTGGCGCCATGTTTGGAAGGATGTCCAAGTCCTTGACATAGATGATATACTCTTTTGGTCCTCTAGGGATCCCAGCTTAGATTCTTTCGTCAATGCTATTCTAGCTCAGCGCAATGCAGATTTGTACCCCATCAAAAAGTTCCGCCTCAAGTGCAAAAGTTTTAGAGTGGATCCCATCTCAACATCGCTTAATGCCGTCATTGGCCCCTGCCTTCAGGAACTATATCTCAGCCTTAAAGTAGATGTAACGCTTGGAATGAACTTGCCTAAAGCCATATTCACTTGTACATCACTTACGTCCCTTGTTTTGAAACATGATATTTCAATGTATTATGGTCCGGAGTTTCCAGATGTATATCTGCCATCCCTCAAGAACCTAGAATTGGAAATTGCCGATATGGACAACAAGCTTTTATCTGGCTGCCCTGTTCTTGAAAATCTTAAGCTCATTCTACAGCACATGACCCCAGAAGGTTATGTTTATATACCTACAATTCAGATGCCTCAGACATTGAAGAGTTTAACCTTTGAAGATTACTCTACCCTGTGTGATGAGATTAACCATCGTGTGATAGACACACCATCTCTTGAATACCTCCATCTGAAAATAGTGACGTCGGCGTTTTCTGAGCTACACGTTTTGGTTAGCCATTTTCCCAACATGGTGGAGGCATATGTTGATATTCAGGAAGATCATTCAAGTATTGATATTCACGGTGAACTTGTTGAACATGTCTGTTGGGTGCCCATGCTTCTCCAGGCACTTCGTGAAACAGAGTTGTTAACATTGAAACGTTACACAACTATG TGCTTATTTAGTGCTCCAGCTTTCAAGTTTCCAGAATTTCACCATTTGATCTATCTAGAGCTTGATGTTCCATTTTTCAACACAAACTTCCTGCTAAACGTCCTTCACAGCTGTCATGTACTTGAAGCTCTCATAATTTGGATTTGGGAG GAATTCCATATCCACATCATGGACTATAATGGACCAACACCACCAACCATGGTTCCCAGTTGTGTGACATCACATCTCAAGAGTTTTGAGTTTATAGAATATCAAGACGATGCAGATGAGCGTGAATTTATTGCATATCTTTTACAAGGAGGACTTGTTTTGGAGACAGTGATAATTCAACTTAGATCTGATTTACACCCAGAGACAAAGGACAATATTGTCAAGGGTTTATCTGCTATACCGAGGGGCTCTACAACATGTCAGCTAAATTTCATTGATCAAAATCCCATTTAA
- the LOC130981998 gene encoding glutathione reductase, cytosolic: MARKMLIDGEPAAALEEEVTDFDFDLFVIGAGSGGVRASRFSANFGAKVGICELPYHPISSETIGGVGGTCVIRGCVPKKILVYGASFGGDLEDARNYGWELSEKIDFNWKKLLQKKTDEINRLNGIYKRLLSNAGVKLFEGEGKVVGPHEVEVTQLDGTKLSYSAKHILIATGGRAHLPDIPGKELGITSDEALSLEELPKRVVILGGGYIAVEFASIWQGMGSTVNLVFRKELPLRGFDDEMRAVVARNLEGRGINLHPRTNLTQLIKTEDGIKAVTDHGEELMADVVLFATGRVPNTKRLNLEAVGVELDSNGAIKVNEYSRTNIPSIWAVGDVTDRMNLTPVALMEGTCFAKTVFGAQESKPDYSNIPYAVFSIPPLSVVGLSEEQAIEQANGDVLVFTSTFNPMKNTISGRQEKTVMKLVVDAETDKVLGASMCGPDAPEIMQGIAVALKCGATKAQFDSTVGIHPSSAEEFVTMRSVTRTVAAAKPRTSL, translated from the exons ATGGCCAGAAAGATGCTGATCGATGGTGAACCAGCTGCTGCATTGGAAGAAGAGGTGACTGATTTTGACTTCGACTTGTTCGTTATTGGAGCTGGTAGTGGTGGCGTTCGTGCCTCTAGATTCTCCGCCAACTTCGGAGCTAAA GTTGGGATTTGCGAGCTTCCATATCATCCAATTAGCTCAGAAACGATTGGAGGTGTTGGTGGAAC GTGTGTGATTCGTGGTTGTGTTCCCAAAAAGATTCTGGTCTATGGAGCATCTTTTGGAGGGGATCTTGAG GATGCCAGGAATTATGGGTGGGAATTGAGTGAGAAGATTGACTTCAACTGGAAGAAGCTCTTACAAAAGAAG ACAGATGAAATCAATAGGTTAAATGGAATATACAAGCGATTGTTATCCAATGCTGGGGTTAAATTATTTGAAGGTGAGGGAAAGGTAGTGGGCCCACATGAAGTTGAGGTGACACAATTGGATGGCACTAAATTGTCTTATTCGGCAAAACACATACTGATTGCTACTGGTGGTAGGGCCCATCTTCCGGATATTCCAGGAAAG GAGTTGGGCATAACATCTGATGAAGCATTAAGTTTAGAGGAATTGCCTAAACGTGTCGTGATTCTTGGAGGAGG CTATATAGCAGTTGAGTTTGCTTCTATATGGCAAGGGATGGGTTCCACAGTCAATCTTGTTTTCAGAAAGGAACTTCCATTGAG AGGTTTTGATGATGAAATGAGAGCTGTGGTTGCGAGGAATCTTGAGGGAAGGGGAATAAATTTACATCCAAGGACAAACTTGACACAG TTGATTAAAACAGAAGATGGCATTAAAGCTGTTACAGATCATGGTGAGGAGCTGATGGCTGATGTTGTGCTATTTGCCACTG GTAGAGTCCCCAATACTAAGAGGTTAAATTTAGAAGCTGTAGGTGTCGAGCTTGACAGCAATGGAGCAATAAAG GTAAATGAATACTCACGCACAAACATACCAAGCATATGGGCTGTCGGTGATGTAACAGACCGAATGAATCTCACTCCAGTGGCTTTGATGGAAGGAACATGTTTTGCA AAAACAGTATTTGGTGCGCAAGAAAGTAAGCCAGACTATAGTAACATCCCCTATGCTGTGTTCAG CATTCCACCACTTTCTGTAGTTGGCCTCAGTGAGGAGCAGGCAATAGAGCAAGCAAATGGTGATGTGCTAGTTTTCACATCAACCTTCAATCCCATGAAAAATACCATCTCAGG GCGACAAGAGAAAACTGTTATGAAGCTTGTTGTTGATGCCGAGACAGACAAAGTTCTCGGAGCATCCATGTGTGGGCCTGATGCGCCAGAAATTATGCAG GGTATTGCTGTTGCATTGAAGTGTGGAGCTACCAAGGCACAGTTTGACAGCACG GTCGGCATACATCCATCTTCTGCAGAAGAATTTGTAACCATGCGTTCAGTTACAAGGACTGTTGCTGCTGCAAAGCCCAGGACAAGTTTGTAA
- the LOC130982348 gene encoding 50S ribosomal protein L27, chloroplastic-like: MAVSFNLATAFKGLSLSSSSSSYASASPLPSFVSLPRTHIQIRPPLPLTIHNAHKKGAGSTKNGRDSPGQRLGVKIYGDQVAKPGSIIVRQRGTKFHAGKNVGLGKDYTIFSLIDGVVKFEKFGPDRKKVSVYPREVQPENPNSYRARKREYFRMRRERRKAREAGAVLQPQLVLASVPDVAITNPVC; this comes from the exons ATGGCGGTGAGTTTCAACCTTGCAACAGCATTCAAAGGCCTTTCTCTGTCGTCGTCTTCCTCTTCCTATGCTTCTGCTTCGCCGCTTCCCTCCTTTGTTTCTCTCCCTCGCACACACATTCAGATTCGGCCTCCTCTCCCTCTCACCATCCACAACGCCCACAAGAAGGGAGCTGGCAGCACCAAGAACGGCCGTGATTCCCCCGGCCAGCGCCTCGGCGTCAAGATCTACGGTGATCAAGTCGCCAAACCCGGTTCCATCATCGTTCGCCAACGTGGTACCAAG TTTCATGCAGGAAAGAATGTGGGGCTTGGCAAAGACTATACCATCTTTTCCTTGATTGATGGAGTTGTGAAATTTGAGAAATTTGGGCCTGACAGGAAAAAG GTAAGTGTTTACCCACGAGAAGTGCAACCTGAGAACCCCAACAGCtatagagcaaggaagagggaGTATTTCAGGATGAGGCGCGAACGCAGAAAGGCTAGAGAAGCAGGAGCAGTACTTCAACCCCAACTGGTGCTAGCTTCTGTTCCTGATGTTGCCATCACTAATCCAGTGTGCTGA
- the LOC130981592 gene encoding isoliquiritigenin 2'-O-methyltransferase-like — protein sequence MSSSARKEEEYDDDDACMYALLLSTFQVFPFILNAAVELNLFEILSELAPNGAYSSVSEIASKLPSQHPQLHNRLDRMLRVLASFSLLNSSVVVVDGDKVERLYSLSHAAKYFLKNQSHNLAFFSNLNCHPALTRVWVNIKDAIVDGGIEVFKKVNGMSVWEYMEKDAELSDTFNKAMAGMSATHMKKYLEAYDGFEGVSTLVDVGGGTGHCLKMILSKYPNIKGINFDLPQVIQHAPPYPGIVHVGGNMHETIPKGDAIMIKAVCHNWSDEKCVTVLKNCYKALEENGKVIIFEMIMPEEPDSSNASKLVSVVDNSMLLHAGGKERTEKEFGKLCKDSGFTTYQVVCRTLSVFGVIEFYK from the exons ATGAGTTCATCAgcaagaaaggaagaagaatatGATGACGACGATGCATGCATGTATGCGTTGTTGTTGTCAACTTTTCAAGTGTTCCCTTTCATATTGAATGCTGCTGTTGAACTCAACCTGTTTGAGATATTGTCTGAGTTAGCCCCCAACGGTGCATACTCATCGGTTTCCGAAATCGCTTCAAAGCTTCCTTCACAGCACCCTCAACTCCACAACAGGCTGGACAGAATGCTTCGTGTGCTTGCCAGTTTCTCACTTCTCAATTCGAGTGTCGTCGTCGTCGACGGCGACAAGGTTGAGAGGCTTTATAGTCTCTCACATGCTGCTAAATATTTTCTCAAAAATCAGAGTCATAATCTAGCTTTTTTCTCAAATCTCAACTGCCACCCAGCTCTAACAAGGGTTTG ggTAAACATTAAGGATGCAATTGTTGATGGAGGAATAGAGGTTTTCAAGAAGGTTAATGGGATGTCAGTGTGGGAGTACATGGAGAAGGATGCAGAACTGAGTGACACTTTCAACAAAGCAATGGCAGGAATGTCTGCCACACAtatgaagaaatacttggaaGCATATGATGGATTTGAAGGAGTGTCAACGCTGGTTGATGTTGGAGGAGGTACTGGACACTGCCTCAAAATGATCCTCTCCAAGTACCCTAATATTAAGGGTATTAACTTTGATTTGCCTCAAGTCATTCAACATGCCCCACCCTATCCAG GTATTGTGCACGTTGGAGGAAACATGCATGAAACCATTCCAAAGGGGGATGCCATCATGATTAAG GCTGTTTGTCATAATTGGTCAGATGAGAAGTGTGTAACAGTGCTGAAAAACTGTTATAAAGCACTTGAAGAGAATGGGAAAGTGATTATCTTTGAGATGATCATGCCTGAAGAACCAGATTCAAGCAATGCCTCTAAGCTTGTCTCTGTTGTTGACAATTCAATGTTGCTTCATGCTGGAGGCAAGGAgagaacagagaaagaatttgggAAGCTATGCAAAGACTCTGGATTCACCACTTACCAAGTTGTTTGCCGTACTCTTTCTGTTTTCGGAGTCatagaattttataaataa